The Georgenia faecalis genome includes a window with the following:
- a CDS encoding Fpg/Nei family DNA glycosylase, producing MPEGHTVHRLALAFVELFGGQHLGVSSPQGRFAAGAAQLDGRPLVRTEAHGKQLFLGFGDAGAAGEAGDGAGVAGDGAGAAAGTPDAELRWLRVHLGLYGSWTFAGDTTFAGPHAIGAPRRRVAEEERALPGGAAVDPDEWSPPEPRGAVRVRLVGRHGVADLTGPTACEVVTAAEKAAVQARLGPDPLRPDGDVEAFVAGVRARRRPVGELLMDQAVIAGVGNIYRAEVLYRARVHPRRLGRDVPAARLREMWADTAALMADGVAVGRIRTTRPEHRHGDEEPWYVYHRTGLPCLVCGATVVDAEMAGRRAYWCPRCQRAPRR from the coding sequence ATGCCTGAGGGCCACACCGTCCACCGGCTCGCGCTGGCGTTCGTCGAGCTCTTCGGCGGCCAGCACCTGGGCGTGAGCTCGCCCCAGGGGCGGTTCGCTGCGGGGGCGGCGCAGCTCGACGGGCGCCCGCTGGTGCGGACGGAGGCGCACGGCAAGCAGCTCTTCCTCGGCTTCGGCGATGCCGGCGCCGCGGGGGAGGCGGGCGACGGGGCCGGCGTCGCGGGCGACGGGGCCGGCGCCGCCGCGGGCACCCCGGACGCCGAGCTGCGCTGGCTGCGCGTGCACCTGGGCCTGTACGGCTCCTGGACGTTCGCCGGGGACACCACCTTCGCCGGCCCGCACGCCATCGGCGCGCCCCGTCGGCGGGTGGCGGAGGAGGAGCGCGCGCTGCCCGGGGGAGCCGCCGTCGACCCGGACGAGTGGTCGCCGCCGGAGCCGCGGGGGGCAGTGCGGGTGCGGCTCGTGGGCCGGCACGGCGTCGCCGACCTCACCGGCCCCACCGCGTGCGAGGTGGTGACGGCGGCGGAGAAGGCGGCGGTGCAGGCACGGCTCGGACCGGACCCCCTGCGCCCCGACGGCGACGTCGAGGCGTTCGTCGCCGGCGTCCGCGCGCGACGGCGGCCGGTGGGTGAGCTCCTCATGGACCAGGCGGTCATCGCAGGGGTGGGCAACATCTACCGCGCCGAGGTGCTCTACCGGGCCCGCGTGCACCCCCGGCGCCTGGGCCGGGACGTCCCGGCCGCGCGGCTGCGGGAGATGTGGGCGGACACCGCCGCCCTCATGGCCGACGGCGTGGCGGTGGGACGGATCCGCACCACCCGGCCCGAGCACCGGCACGGGGACGAGGAGCCCTGGTACGTCTACCACCGCACCGGTCTGCCGTGCCTGGTCTGCGGGGCCACGGTGGTCGACGCCGAGATGGCGGGGAGGCGCGCGTACTGGTGCCCGCGCTGCCAGCGCGCGCCGCGCCGCTGA
- a CDS encoding MGMT family protein — protein MTTSDLTEHVLDVVDRVPPGRATTYGLVAEAVRGSTGRGGARHVGSIMARVGAEVPWWRVVRADGSLPPALRERAATRYRAEGTPLVADGSRVDLARALWDPVEEEDHA, from the coding sequence GTGACCACGTCCGACCTCACCGAGCACGTGCTCGACGTCGTCGACCGCGTGCCGCCCGGGCGGGCGACGACCTACGGGCTCGTGGCCGAGGCGGTGCGCGGGAGCACGGGGCGCGGCGGAGCCCGGCACGTGGGTTCGATCATGGCCCGGGTGGGTGCGGAGGTGCCCTGGTGGCGCGTCGTCCGGGCCGACGGCAGCCTCCCGCCCGCCCTGCGTGAGCGGGCGGCCACGCGGTACCGCGCCGAGGGCACGCCGCTCGTCGCCGACGGCAGCCGTGTCGACCTGGCCCGCGCGCTGTGGGACCCCGTGGAGGAGGAGGACCATGCCTGA
- a CDS encoding GNAT family N-acetyltransferase, producing the protein MTSHPTVDGAVVTTPVPDGYRLAELDTVADRDAIIDLDRWAFAFDIAPEDRSAVVWDLEPGRVVGVWDERDPGARRLAAVHASYAFALPVPGGARLPTAGLTWVGVHPGHRRRGLARAMLTTHLERSIARGEVLSALNAAEVGIYGRYGYGIATQGLKLTLGRGAELREVPGSADLVVELDTLDPARHGDLVQRVHTAVDRPGWITRDTDALRASHLVDWPSARRDAELLRIAVVRTADGEPRGYALFRRSEKWSPTNVAEGTVRVREAVALDPASARALWGTLTDLDLMASVETPWLAPDDALVHQLSDLRAAKPTMVDDVWIRVLDVPAALAARRYPSTVDVVLAVQDDLRAANTGHWHLRGGPEGAEVERTDAPAHLALDVADLGAAYLGGTSLGALANAGRVRELVPGALAPASAAFGWTVEPATSWGF; encoded by the coding sequence ATGACCTCCCACCCCACCGTCGACGGCGCCGTCGTCACCACGCCCGTGCCCGACGGCTACCGCCTGGCCGAGCTCGACACCGTCGCCGACCGCGACGCGATCATCGACCTCGACCGTTGGGCGTTCGCCTTCGACATCGCCCCCGAGGACCGCTCGGCGGTCGTGTGGGACCTGGAGCCCGGGCGGGTCGTCGGCGTGTGGGACGAGCGGGACCCCGGCGCGCGCCGCCTCGCCGCGGTGCACGCCTCCTACGCGTTCGCGCTGCCGGTCCCCGGCGGTGCGCGGCTGCCCACCGCCGGCCTCACGTGGGTGGGCGTCCACCCCGGGCACCGCCGCCGGGGCCTGGCGCGGGCGATGCTCACCACTCACCTCGAGCGCTCCATCGCCCGCGGGGAGGTCCTCTCGGCCCTCAACGCCGCGGAGGTGGGCATCTACGGCCGCTACGGGTACGGCATCGCCACGCAGGGCCTCAAGCTCACCCTCGGCCGCGGCGCCGAGCTGCGCGAGGTCCCGGGCAGCGCCGACCTCGTCGTCGAGCTCGACACCCTCGACCCCGCCCGGCACGGCGACCTCGTCCAGCGGGTGCACACCGCGGTGGACCGCCCCGGGTGGATCACCCGGGACACCGACGCGCTGCGCGCGTCCCACCTCGTCGACTGGCCGTCCGCGCGCCGCGACGCCGAGCTCCTGCGCATCGCCGTCGTCCGGACGGCGGACGGCGAGCCGCGCGGCTACGCCCTGTTCCGGCGCAGCGAGAAGTGGTCGCCGACGAACGTCGCGGAGGGGACAGTGCGCGTCCGCGAGGCCGTCGCGCTCGACCCCGCCTCGGCGCGGGCGCTGTGGGGCACGCTCACCGACCTCGACCTCATGGCGAGCGTGGAGACCCCGTGGCTCGCCCCCGACGACGCCCTCGTCCACCAGCTCAGCGACCTGCGCGCCGCGAAGCCCACGATGGTCGACGACGTGTGGATCCGCGTGCTCGACGTGCCCGCCGCCCTCGCGGCGCGGCGCTACCCGAGCACGGTCGACGTCGTCCTCGCGGTGCAGGACGACCTGCGGGCCGCCAACACCGGCCACTGGCACCTGCGCGGCGGCCCGGAGGGCGCCGAGGTGGAGCGGACCGACGCGCCGGCGCACCTGGCCCTCGACGTCGCCGACCTCGGCGCCGCGTACCTGGGCGGCACGTCGCTCGGAGCGCTCGCCAACGCGGGCCGCGTGCGCGAGCTCGTCCCGGGGGCCCTGGCGCCGGCGTCGGCCGCGTTCGGCTGGACCGTGGAGCCCGCGACGAGCTGGGGCTTCTAG
- a CDS encoding ribose-5-phosphate isomerase, with amino-acid sequence MRIHIAADHAGFELKAALVEHLAAAGHDVVDHGAATYDAQDDYPSFCIAAGEAVVADPGALAIVIGGSGNGEQIAANKVPGVRAALAWNEETARLARAHNDANVVSLGARQHSVDEAIALVETFLAEPFSGDPRHQRRIDQVAAYEAGR; translated from the coding sequence ATGCGCATCCACATCGCTGCCGACCACGCCGGGTTCGAGCTCAAGGCCGCCCTCGTCGAGCACCTCGCGGCCGCGGGGCACGACGTCGTCGACCACGGCGCCGCCACCTACGACGCGCAGGACGACTACCCGTCGTTCTGCATCGCCGCCGGGGAGGCCGTGGTCGCGGACCCGGGCGCGCTGGCGATCGTCATCGGCGGCTCGGGCAACGGCGAGCAGATCGCCGCGAACAAGGTGCCCGGCGTGCGCGCGGCCCTCGCCTGGAACGAGGAGACCGCGCGCCTGGCCCGCGCGCACAACGACGCCAACGTCGTCTCGCTCGGGGCGCGCCAGCACTCGGTCGACGAGGCGATCGCCCTGGTGGAGACGTTCCTCGCCGAGCCGTTCAGCGGCGACCCGCGCCACCAGCGCCGGATCGACCAGGTGGCGGCGTACGAGGCCGGCCGCTAG
- a CDS encoding M13 family metallopeptidase, producing the protein MTHDTTTTGAPMSAEAAMDRTVRPQDDLYRFINGTYIREHTIPADRARDGAFMVLRDLSEQRVRDIITDAAADDAVTGEAKQIGDLYASFMAEERIEALGTGPLQPDLELVTAALDKDALARAMGSLWTTGVGGAAALFVDNDFNDPDRYTVFLWQGGLGLPDESYYREDAHAQTRVAYVAHVAAMLALSGLVTEDEAMGAAERVMAVETRLAAGHWDKVKSREADLINNPRTWAEVVESAPGFPWDLWRESMDLPDGAADQAIVGMPSYLTHLAAAWEELDVDSLRMWLLWHVVSARAPYLPAAFVEEHFDFYGRTLTGAPELRERWKRGVALVEGAMGEAVGKIYVERHFPPEHKARMRELVDNLIEAYRESITGLDWMGEETKRRALDKLEAFTPKIGYPDRWRDYSALETDPADLLGNMRRAENFETQRNLAKLGEPVDRDEWFMPPQMVNAYYNPTMNEIVFPAAILQPPFFDAEADDAWNYGGIGAVIGHEIGHGFDDQGSKYDGTGRLQDWWTEQDRAEFESRTRALIAQYDAFSPAQLDGSHHVNGALTIGENIGDLGGLAIAITAYEIALRKRGLSGLDEAPVVDGLTGLQRIFYSWGRVWQQKARDAEVIRLLSIDPHSPNEFRCNGVVRNLDTFVEAFDVQPSDALYLPPEERVRIW; encoded by the coding sequence ATGACCCACGACACCACCACCACGGGTGCCCCCATGAGCGCCGAGGCCGCGATGGACCGGACGGTCCGGCCCCAGGACGACCTCTACCGCTTCATCAACGGGACGTACATCCGCGAGCACACGATCCCCGCCGACCGCGCCCGCGACGGGGCCTTCATGGTCCTGCGCGACCTGTCCGAGCAGCGCGTGCGCGACATCATCACCGACGCCGCCGCCGACGACGCCGTCACTGGTGAGGCCAAGCAGATCGGGGACCTGTACGCCTCCTTCATGGCCGAGGAGCGCATCGAGGCCCTCGGCACGGGCCCCCTCCAGCCGGACCTCGAGCTCGTCACCGCCGCGCTCGACAAGGACGCCCTGGCGCGCGCCATGGGCTCGCTGTGGACGACCGGCGTGGGCGGTGCGGCCGCCCTGTTCGTCGACAACGACTTCAACGACCCGGACCGGTACACGGTCTTCCTCTGGCAGGGCGGGCTCGGCCTGCCCGACGAGTCCTACTACCGCGAGGACGCGCACGCGCAGACGCGCGTGGCCTACGTCGCGCACGTGGCCGCCATGCTGGCGCTCTCCGGCCTCGTCACGGAGGACGAGGCGATGGGCGCGGCGGAGCGGGTCATGGCGGTCGAGACCCGGCTGGCCGCGGGCCACTGGGACAAGGTGAAGTCCCGCGAGGCCGACCTCATCAACAACCCCCGCACGTGGGCCGAGGTGGTCGAGTCCGCCCCCGGGTTCCCCTGGGACCTTTGGCGGGAGTCGATGGACCTGCCCGACGGCGCCGCCGACCAGGCCATCGTCGGCATGCCGTCCTACCTCACCCACCTCGCCGCGGCGTGGGAGGAGCTCGACGTCGACTCGCTGCGCATGTGGCTGCTGTGGCACGTCGTCTCCGCCCGCGCCCCGTACCTGCCGGCCGCGTTCGTCGAGGAGCACTTCGACTTCTACGGCCGCACGCTCACCGGTGCGCCCGAGCTGCGGGAGCGCTGGAAGCGCGGAGTCGCGCTCGTCGAGGGCGCGATGGGCGAGGCGGTCGGGAAGATCTACGTCGAGCGGCACTTCCCGCCCGAGCACAAGGCCCGCATGCGCGAGCTCGTCGACAACCTCATCGAGGCCTACCGGGAGTCCATCACCGGGCTGGACTGGATGGGCGAGGAGACGAAGCGGCGGGCGCTGGACAAGCTCGAGGCCTTCACCCCGAAGATCGGCTACCCGGACCGGTGGCGCGACTACTCCGCGCTGGAGACCGACCCGGCCGACCTCCTCGGCAACATGCGCCGGGCCGAGAACTTCGAGACCCAGCGCAACCTCGCCAAGCTCGGGGAGCCGGTGGACCGCGACGAGTGGTTCATGCCCCCGCAGATGGTCAACGCCTACTACAACCCGACGATGAACGAGATCGTCTTCCCGGCGGCGATCCTCCAGCCCCCGTTCTTCGACGCCGAGGCCGACGACGCCTGGAACTACGGCGGGATCGGCGCGGTCATCGGCCACGAGATCGGTCACGGCTTCGACGACCAGGGCAGCAAGTACGACGGCACCGGCCGGCTCCAGGACTGGTGGACCGAGCAGGACCGGGCGGAGTTCGAGTCGCGCACCCGCGCACTCATCGCCCAGTACGACGCGTTCTCGCCGGCCCAGCTGGACGGGTCGCACCACGTCAACGGGGCGCTCACCATCGGGGAGAACATCGGCGACCTCGGCGGTCTCGCGATCGCCATCACGGCGTACGAGATCGCCCTGCGCAAGCGGGGACTGTCCGGGCTGGACGAGGCACCCGTCGTCGACGGCCTCACCGGCCTGCAGCGGATCTTCTACTCGTGGGGCCGCGTCTGGCAGCAGAAGGCCCGCGACGCCGAGGTGATCCGGCTGCTGTCGATCGACCCGCACTCCCCCAACGAGTTCCGCTGCAACGGCGTGGTCCGCAACCTCGACACGTTCGTCGAGGCATTCGACGTCCAGCCGAGCGACGCGCTGTACCTGCCGCCGGAGGAGCGCGTGCGCATCTGGTGA
- a CDS encoding DsbA family protein, translating to MSDTTSTADFWFDPICPWAWMTSRWMMEVEKVRDITVRWHIMSLAVLNEGRELPADYREAMDRAWGPARVVNAARELHGEEVVKPLYDAIGTRVHPGGRGAEMEQVIDEALAEVGLPADLARYATSDEFDDSLRASHREGIERVGEDVGTPVVAFNGTAFFGPVITPAPKGEEAGRLWDGCVLVAGVPGFYELKRTRTSGPVFD from the coding sequence ATGAGCGACACGACGAGCACCGCCGACTTCTGGTTCGACCCGATCTGCCCCTGGGCGTGGATGACCTCGCGCTGGATGATGGAGGTGGAGAAGGTCCGCGACATCACCGTGCGGTGGCACATCATGAGCCTCGCCGTCCTCAACGAGGGCCGCGAGCTGCCGGCGGACTACCGTGAGGCCATGGACCGGGCGTGGGGACCGGCGCGCGTGGTCAACGCCGCCCGCGAGCTGCACGGCGAGGAGGTCGTCAAGCCGCTCTACGACGCGATCGGCACGCGCGTCCACCCGGGCGGGCGCGGCGCGGAGATGGAGCAGGTCATCGACGAGGCCCTCGCCGAGGTCGGGCTGCCCGCGGACCTCGCGCGGTACGCCACGTCCGACGAGTTCGACGACTCCCTGCGGGCGTCGCACCGCGAGGGCATCGAGCGGGTCGGTGAGGACGTCGGCACGCCCGTCGTCGCGTTCAACGGCACCGCGTTCTTCGGCCCGGTCATCACGCCCGCACCCAAGGGGGAGGAGGCCGGCCGGCTGTGGGACGGGTGCGTCCTCGTCGCCGGCGTCCCCGGCTTCTACGAGCTCAAGCGGACCCGGACCTCCGGCCCCGTCTTCGACTGA
- the pepN gene encoding aminopeptidase N: MPGQNLTRSEAQERARIVTTHAYDVELDLLRGDAVFGSRTTIRFDAVPGAGTFLDLIADAVHEIELNGRQVDVAAWDGSRIALDGLAEHNEVVVVADCRYMHTGEGLHRFVDPVDDEVYLYSQFEVADSRRVFAVFEQPDLKATFAFTVLAPAHWTVVSNSPTPEPEVLADSDAAAARWSFAPTPVLSSYVTAIVAGPYHRQTGELTSADGRTIPLGVYCRASLAEHLDADNVLDITRAGFAFFEAAFDRPYPFAKYDQLFVPEFNAGAMENAGAVTIVENYVFRSKVTDALVERRAVTILHELAHMWFGDLVTMRWWNDLWLNESFAEYASTLATAEATRWTTAWTTFSTLEKSWAYNQDQLPSTHPIVAEINDLEDVEVNFDGITYAKGASVLKQLVAWVGQDAFLAGVRSYFAKHAFGNTELSDLLTELEATSGRDLTAWSQVWLEQAGVTLLRPQVEVDDDGVITSFAITQEAPAEHPTLRPHRLVVGGYDLADGDDGAPRLVRSLRLELDVDGERTEVPELAGRRRPDLILVNDEDLAYAKVRLDEASLAVAMQHLATFEDSLPRALVWSAAWDMTRDGEWAARDFIELVLTNIAAESDSTVIMVLLRQLSLALSSYTAPEDRHALTERATDRLWALARDAAPASDAQLQLVRSFAIKATTPAQLDAVAGLLDGTAPLEGLAVDTDLRWDLLTALVAGGRAGEEEITAESERDATANGQRAAARARAIVPTAEAKERVWASVVEREELPNALQEAVVAGFADVHDRALLVPFVDPYFDSLERVWAERTNEMAQGIVTGLYPFLLAGLESLGVDVLARTDAWLEAAPDAPPALRRLVIEDRDAVRRAVQAQARDRAARG, translated from the coding sequence GTGCCCGGTCAGAACCTCACCCGCAGCGAGGCCCAGGAACGCGCCCGCATCGTCACCACCCACGCGTACGACGTCGAGCTCGACCTCCTGCGCGGTGACGCGGTGTTCGGTTCCCGCACGACCATCCGGTTCGACGCCGTCCCGGGGGCTGGCACGTTCCTCGACCTCATCGCCGACGCCGTCCACGAGATCGAGCTCAACGGCCGCCAGGTCGACGTCGCCGCGTGGGACGGCTCGCGGATCGCCCTCGACGGCCTCGCCGAGCACAACGAGGTGGTCGTCGTCGCCGACTGCCGGTACATGCACACCGGGGAGGGGCTGCACCGCTTCGTCGACCCGGTCGACGACGAGGTCTACCTCTACAGCCAGTTCGAGGTGGCCGACTCCCGCCGCGTCTTCGCGGTGTTCGAGCAGCCCGACCTCAAGGCGACCTTCGCCTTCACCGTCCTCGCACCCGCGCACTGGACGGTCGTGTCGAACTCCCCGACGCCGGAGCCCGAGGTGCTCGCCGACTCCGACGCCGCCGCCGCGCGGTGGTCCTTCGCCCCGACGCCGGTGCTCTCCAGCTACGTCACGGCCATCGTCGCCGGCCCCTACCACCGCCAGACCGGTGAGCTCACGAGCGCGGACGGCCGGACGATCCCGCTGGGGGTGTACTGCCGCGCCTCCCTCGCCGAGCACCTCGACGCGGACAACGTCCTCGACATCACCCGCGCGGGCTTCGCCTTCTTCGAGGCGGCCTTCGACCGGCCGTACCCGTTCGCCAAGTACGACCAGCTCTTCGTCCCCGAGTTCAACGCCGGCGCGATGGAGAACGCGGGCGCCGTCACGATCGTCGAGAACTACGTGTTCCGCTCGAAGGTCACCGACGCCCTCGTCGAGCGCCGGGCGGTGACGATCCTCCACGAGCTCGCGCACATGTGGTTCGGCGACCTCGTCACCATGCGCTGGTGGAACGACCTCTGGCTCAACGAGTCCTTCGCGGAGTACGCCTCGACGCTGGCCACCGCCGAGGCCACCCGGTGGACGACGGCGTGGACGACGTTCTCCACGCTGGAGAAGTCGTGGGCCTACAACCAGGACCAGCTGCCCTCGACGCACCCCATCGTCGCGGAGATCAACGACCTCGAGGACGTCGAGGTGAACTTCGACGGCATCACCTACGCCAAGGGTGCCTCCGTCCTCAAGCAGCTCGTCGCGTGGGTGGGCCAGGACGCCTTCCTCGCCGGTGTCCGCTCGTACTTCGCCAAGCACGCCTTCGGCAACACCGAGCTCTCCGACCTCCTCACCGAGCTCGAGGCGACGAGCGGCCGCGACCTCACGGCGTGGTCGCAGGTCTGGCTCGAGCAGGCGGGGGTCACGCTGCTGCGCCCGCAGGTCGAGGTCGACGACGACGGCGTCATCACGTCCTTCGCCATCACCCAGGAGGCGCCGGCGGAGCACCCGACGCTGCGCCCGCACCGTCTCGTCGTCGGCGGCTACGACCTCGCGGACGGCGACGACGGCGCACCGCGCCTCGTCCGGTCGCTGCGGCTCGAGCTCGACGTCGACGGGGAGCGCACCGAGGTGCCCGAGCTCGCCGGGCGTCGCCGGCCCGACCTCATCCTCGTCAACGACGAGGACCTCGCCTACGCCAAGGTGCGCCTCGACGAGGCCTCGCTCGCCGTCGCCATGCAGCACCTCGCGACCTTCGAGGACTCCCTCCCCCGCGCGCTGGTGTGGTCGGCGGCCTGGGACATGACCCGTGACGGGGAGTGGGCGGCGCGCGACTTCATCGAGCTCGTCCTCACCAACATCGCCGCCGAGTCCGACTCCACGGTCATCATGGTGCTCCTGCGCCAGCTCAGCCTCGCGCTGTCCTCCTACACCGCCCCCGAGGACCGCCACGCCCTCACCGAGCGGGCGACGGACCGGCTCTGGGCGCTCGCGCGCGACGCGGCGCCGGCGTCGGACGCGCAGCTGCAGCTCGTCCGCTCCTTCGCCATCAAGGCGACCACGCCCGCCCAGCTGGACGCGGTGGCCGGGCTGCTCGACGGCACCGCCCCGCTCGAGGGGCTGGCCGTCGACACCGACCTGCGGTGGGACCTGCTCACCGCCCTCGTCGCCGGCGGCCGGGCCGGCGAGGAGGAGATCACCGCGGAGAGCGAGCGGGACGCCACCGCGAACGGGCAGCGCGCCGCCGCCCGCGCCCGGGCCATCGTCCCGACCGCGGAGGCGAAGGAGCGCGTCTGGGCCTCCGTCGTCGAGCGGGAGGAGCTGCCCAACGCGCTCCAGGAGGCGGTCGTCGCGGGCTTCGCCGACGTCCACGACCGCGCGCTCCTGGTCCCGTTCGTCGACCCCTACTTCGACTCCCTCGAGCGGGTGTGGGCGGAGCGGACCAACGAGATGGCCCAGGGGATCGTCACCGGGCTGTACCCGTTCCTCCTCGCCGGGCTCGAGTCGCTGGGCGTCGACGTCCTCGCGCGCACCGACGCCTGGCTCGAGGCCGCCCCGGACGCGCCGCCGGCCCTGCGCCGCCTCGTCATCGAGGACCGCGACGCCGTCCGGCGAGCGGTGCAGGCGCAGGCCCGCGACCGCGCCGCGCGCGGGTAG
- a CDS encoding HAD family hydrolase yields MLRTPGAGLLLDLDGTLVDSEPMQQAAFRTYFASRGWDVGDDVVHQFMGRRGYESFAALDGPWRGEDPYALTDAVIACIDAEANPPQPVAGAADAIRGWRALGLPVSLVTSALRPWAENALEILGVQDVGVGFVTAEDTPVGKPSPDPFLLGAERLGVDIARCVAAEDSVAGVTAATTAGAALVLGVMTSLASGPLTEAGAHAAVADLTALVPEG; encoded by the coding sequence GTGCTCCGCACCCCCGGCGCCGGGCTGCTCCTCGACCTGGACGGCACCCTCGTGGACTCCGAGCCCATGCAGCAGGCGGCCTTCCGCACCTACTTCGCGAGCCGCGGGTGGGACGTGGGGGACGACGTCGTCCACCAGTTCATGGGGCGGCGCGGGTACGAGTCGTTCGCTGCCCTCGACGGTCCCTGGCGCGGGGAGGACCCCTACGCGCTCACCGACGCCGTCATCGCCTGCATCGACGCCGAGGCGAACCCGCCCCAGCCGGTGGCCGGGGCGGCCGACGCGATCCGCGGCTGGCGCGCCCTCGGGCTGCCGGTCTCGCTGGTGACGTCGGCGCTGCGTCCCTGGGCGGAGAACGCCCTGGAGATCCTCGGGGTCCAGGACGTCGGCGTCGGCTTCGTCACCGCGGAGGACACCCCCGTCGGCAAGCCGTCGCCCGACCCGTTCCTCCTCGGCGCGGAGCGGCTCGGCGTCGACATCGCCCGCTGCGTCGCGGCCGAGGACTCCGTCGCCGGCGTGACCGCGGCGACGACGGCGGGCGCGGCTCTGGTCCTCGGCGTCATGACCAGCCTGGCCAGCGGCCCGCTCACCGAGGCCGGCGCGCACGCCGCGGTGGCCGACCTCACCGCCCTCGTCCCCGAGGGCTAG
- a CDS encoding PTS sugar transporter subunit IIA, translated as MTLTVLAPLSGTVVAMADVPDPVFAGSLVGPGVAIDPERSGPVDVVAPVAGTIVKLHPHAFVILTDEGKGVLVHLGLDTVQLEGAGFTLHAAEKDVVEVGQKLVTWDPAEIEAGGRSPVCPVVGLEGSAEAVRLSVEPGATVRAADALLTWA; from the coding sequence GTGACGTTGACCGTTCTGGCCCCCCTGTCCGGAACGGTCGTCGCCATGGCGGACGTGCCCGACCCGGTGTTCGCCGGGTCGCTCGTCGGCCCGGGCGTCGCCATCGACCCTGAGCGGTCCGGCCCGGTCGACGTCGTCGCGCCGGTCGCCGGGACGATCGTCAAGCTCCACCCGCACGCCTTCGTCATCCTCACGGACGAGGGCAAGGGCGTCCTCGTCCACCTCGGCCTCGACACCGTCCAGCTCGAGGGCGCCGGCTTCACGCTGCACGCCGCCGAGAAGGACGTCGTCGAGGTCGGGCAGAAGCTCGTCACGTGGGACCCGGCCGAGATCGAGGCGGGCGGGCGCTCGCCGGTCTGCCCCGTCGTCGGCCTCGAGGGCTCGGCCGAGGCGGTCCGCCTCAGCGTCGAGCCCGGTGCCACGGTGCGGGCGGCCGACGCGCTCCTCACGTGGGCCTGA
- a CDS encoding glucose PTS transporter subunit EIIB, which yields MSKAESILAALGGDENIIDLEACITRIRVEVEDPSRVNEAALRAAGAFGVVQQGSAVQVVVGPEADNIVEDIEDLR from the coding sequence ATGAGCAAGGCAGAGTCCATCCTCGCGGCACTCGGGGGCGACGAGAACATCATCGACCTCGAGGCCTGCATCACCCGTATCCGCGTCGAGGTCGAGGACCCCAGCCGGGTCAACGAGGCCGCGCTGCGCGCCGCCGGTGCGTTCGGTGTCGTCCAGCAGGGCTCGGCCGTCCAGGTCGTCGTCGGCCCCGAGGCCGACAACATCGTCGAGGACATCGAGGACCTTCGGTGA
- a CDS encoding VOC family protein — MSTGIRYSSTTLACPSPGALASFYATITGGEVTFVHDDEWATMRCEGARLEFMGVSGYQAPRWPEDSALVHIDFFVDDLETAATRVVAAGARRYEHQPNAAHCLVFADPAGHPFCLTLIDEVG; from the coding sequence ATGTCCACCGGGATCCGGTACAGCTCGACGACGCTGGCCTGCCCGTCGCCGGGCGCCCTGGCGTCCTTCTACGCCACCATCACCGGCGGCGAGGTCACCTTCGTCCACGACGACGAATGGGCGACGATGCGCTGCGAGGGAGCGCGCCTGGAGTTCATGGGCGTGAGCGGCTACCAGGCGCCCCGGTGGCCCGAGGACTCCGCGCTGGTCCACATCGACTTCTTCGTCGACGACCTCGAGACCGCCGCCACCCGTGTGGTCGCGGCCGGCGCCCGGCGGTACGAGCACCAGCCGAACGCCGCCCACTGCCTCGTCTTCGCCGACCCCGCGGGGCACCCGTTCTGCCTCACCCTCATCGACGAGGTCGGCTGA
- a CDS encoding PTS transporter subunit EIIB has product MKDLRRILAGLGGVENIREVEPCITRLRAEVADPALVDRVALRAAGCHGVVINGRVVQVVVGPEVDVLVSELEDLTWAERDSQA; this is encoded by the coding sequence GTGAAGGACCTGCGTCGCATCCTCGCCGGACTGGGCGGCGTGGAGAACATCCGTGAGGTGGAGCCGTGCATCACCCGCCTGCGCGCCGAGGTGGCGGACCCCGCACTGGTGGACCGGGTGGCGCTGCGGGCGGCCGGCTGCCACGGCGTCGTCATCAACGGCCGCGTCGTCCAGGTGGTCGTCGGACCCGAGGTGGACGTGCTCGTCAGCGAGCTGGAGGACCTCACCTGGGCCGAGCGGGACTCGCAGGCGTGA